In Asterias rubens chromosome 10, eAstRub1.3, whole genome shotgun sequence, the following proteins share a genomic window:
- the LOC117295623 gene encoding U3 small nucleolar ribonucleoprotein protein MPP10-like, translating to MDSSELSDVLQEFKSKTKSPENFISAQPSLVSSFNHCTKRLFDLSHHCQYTQKAVSSNTLTKLTTEGLDAEQIWGQIQLTNGPLLKYIIHDIAKALIKQHEVTLLRTQNQPSEEEDDNGDENEQEYDGSQDLFEDAGEKGQVLQDSDDSSDQDSELDFDIAKLETQSKKKTTQKSSSQTQRKVFQGRTSVVDDTFFKLSEMEKFLEKEDAKEEIRRRKEDAGVGDVGNEEEEEEDSDVESIDLFDEFPSSDEDMEESDNDENTEGIEQGKSAKNLVYDDFFGSGGDNAEKQRKPPKKKSVHFEESDFEDELDEEEEDLSEWRDKSDDEEDKEDEEEDEEGDEDSEDGEDASDILGGKPTEGMSTFEKRQEKLKQKIEQLEEANMVTKPWQLSGEVRSSKRPENSLLAESLDFEVTSKPAPVITEETTQALEDIIRQRILDHAWDDVERKQRRKEEAYEFKKRITLDQEKSKLSLAEIYEKEYLKQSEQNKEEEENPAHVEIKKMMESLFVKLDALTNFHFMPKPILAEVKIVPNVASITMEEVAPITATDASLLAPEEIQEKPKVDLKGDSEKTSTDKKQALRKKKKTQRVRARDQEKKQRAVEKLQPGLGNKYSMKGALKKLEQDSKMPSSKTTFIKSKSGAEKSLTSSKTFFGRLQDEVSSELKGVKKKRKTPQQTLSSKKLKL from the exons CGCTCAACCAAGTCTAGTATCGTCATTCAACCACTGCACCAAGAGACTGTTTGATTTAAGTCATCACTGTCAATATACGCAGAAAGCAGTTTCTTCCAATACGCTGACAAAACTGACAACTGAGGGCTTAGACGCAGAACAGATCTGGGGGCAGATTCAATTAACCAATGGACCCCTTCTTAAGTACATAATTCATGACATTGCCAAGGCGCTAATAAAACAACATGAGGTCACTCTATTAAGAACTCAAAATCAACCTTCGGAGGAGGAGGATGATAATGGAGATGAAAATGAGCAAGAGTACGACGGCAGCCAGGACCTCTTTGAAGATGCGGGGGAAAAGGGTCAAGTTTTACAAGACTCTGATGACTCTTCAGACCAGGACTCCGAGTTAGACTTTGATATCGCTAAGTTAGAGACGCAGTCTAAGAAGAAGACGACACAGAAATCAAGTTCTCAGACACAACGGAAAGTATTTCAGGGCAGGACTTCCGTGGTGGATGACACCTTCTTCAAATTGTCCGAGATGGAGAAGTTCTTGGAGAAGGAGGATGCCAAAGAGGAGATACGGAGACGAAAGGAAGACGCTGGAGTCGGAGATGTTGGgaatgaggaggaggaggaggaggactCAGATGTTGAGTCCATTGATTTGTTTGATGAGTTCCCCTCATCTGATGAGGATATGGAAGAGAGTGACAATGATGAAAATACTGAG GGGATTGAACAGGGGAAGAGTGCCAAAAACTTGGTTTATGACGACTTCTTTGGATCAGGAGGAGACAACGCCGAAAAACAGAGAAAACCTCCCAAGAAGAAGAGCGTACATTTTGAGGAATCAGACTTTGAAGATGAACTCGATGAGGAAGAAGAAGATTTGTCTGAATGGAG AGATAAATCTGATGATGAGGAGGACAAGGAAGATGAGGAGGAAGATGAGGAAGGAGATGAGGATAGTGAAGATGGAGAAGATGCTAGTGACATTCTTGGAGGAAAACCCACAGAAGGCATGTCAACATTCGAGAAAAGACAAGAAAAG CTGAAGCAAAAGATAGAGCAGCTTGAAGAGGCCAACATGGTAACCAAACCATGGCAACTGTCTGGTGAGGTGCGCAGTAGTAAGCGGCCAGAGAACAGTCTGCTGGCGGAGTCACTCGACTTTGAGGTCACAAGTAAACCAG CGCCTGTGATCACAGAGGAGACCACACAAGCCCTGGAGGACATCATCCGTCAACGCATCCTCGACCACGCCTGGGACGATGTAGAAAGGAAACAGAGACGCAAGGAGGAGGCGTACGAGTTCAAGAAACGCATCACGCTCGACCAGGAGAAGAGCAAACTGAGTCTGGCCGAGATTTATGAGAAAGAGTACCTCAAGCAATCGGAG CAAAACAAGGAAGAGGAGGAGAACCCCGCCCATGTTGAGATCAAGAAGATGATGGAGTCTCTGTTTGTGAAGTTGGACGCTTTAACCAACTTCCACTTCATGCCAAAGCCA ATTTTAGCCGAGGTGAAGATTGTTCCGAACGTTGCATCTATCACAATGGAGGAGGTTGCCCCAATTACGGCCACAGATGCATCACTACTTGCTCCTGAAGAGATACAG GAAAAACCCAAGGTAGACCTGAAGGGTGATTCTGAGAAGACCTCAACGGACAAGAAACAAGCGCTCCGCAAGAAGAAAAAGACTCAGAGGGTCCGGGCGAGGGACCAGGAGAAGAAGCAGAGAGCGGTGGAGAAACTACAACCTGGCCTCGGGAATAAGTACAGCatgaagggcgccctcaagaAACTAGAACAAGACAGCAAAATGCCTTCCAGTAAAACCACTTTCATTAAG AGTAAGAGTGGAGCAGAGAAGTCTCTGACCTCTTCCAAGACTTTCTTTGGTCGTCTCCAAGATGAAGTCAGCTCGGAACTCAAAGGAGtcaagaagaagagaaaaactcCACAGCAGACACTCTCAAGCAAGAAACTCAAACTCTAA